The window TGGCCGTCTCCTTGTAGACGCGCTCGTAGCGCTGCTGCGCCAGCGGCGGATAGGAATAGGCCTCGCCGGTGGGGTTCTCCAGGTTGGCGTGGATCATCAGCACCGAATCCTCGGTGGCGTAGCGCCGTCCGGTGCCGGCCGTCAGGATGAGCACGCCCGCCGAATAGCAGCCTCCGACCGCCCAGGTGTTGACCGGCGCCGCGATGGCCCGCATCGTGTCGATGATGGCGAAGGCGTTGTCCTCCCATCCCCCCTGTGTCGAGATGTAGAGGTCGATCGGCTTGGCCGGGTCGAGCTGGCTCAGGTAGATGAGGCGGGCGGTGACATCCTTGGCGGTGCGGGAGTTCACGTCGTGGAACAGGAGGACCTTGCGCGCGTGCAGGAGCGGATCGTCCACGTCGAGGCGCGGCGATTCCTCCCCGGCATCGATCTGCTCGTCGACGAAGTCAGAGAGCGTGCCGCCCAGGTCGGGCATCGCCCGATAGATCATTACTCCCAATCCGCACAGGACGGCGGCCTGGATCAAGAGGATGGCGGCCGCCACGATCCCGAAGATCGCGACGAGCCGCGAAAGAGCGCGCGTCTCCGGTTCGCTCATCGTCGTGGTTCCTTAGAGGCTTTTCCTCTTGATGAGCGATTCGACGCTGAGACGGCCCGAGCCGCGCGAGGCGATGTAGAGGAATACGAAGCAGTACAGGACCGCCGGCTCTCCATGGTTGACGATGGGCCAGAAGCCGTTGGGAGCGTGGGCCATGAAGTAGGCCACCGCCATCGTGCCGCTCGCCAGGAAGGCTGCCCATCCCGCGAAGAGCCCGATCGCCACCAGCACTCCGCCGAAGAACTCGATGACCCCGGCCGTCGCAATCAGCGGAGGGTGCAGCATTTGCTGTCCGCCGAGGGCGCCGAACAGCTTCTGCGCTCCATGGCAGGCGAAGAGGAATCCGACCACGAGCCGCATGATGCCGTAGATCCAATCGGCGTACCTTCCCAGCCAGCGTTCCATGGCCTTCTCCTTTCGTTGCGCGGGCAGCGTCAGCTGCCCATCAGCCGCGGGCCGATCCCCTGCAGCATCATGTCTCCCGCGAAATGGCAGAGGATCGCCGCCTCGATTCCCCAGTTCCAGTAGATCCATCCAAGCACCACTCCCGCGGCGCCATTCAGGGCCAGCACCGAGGCGACCAGGAACAGGGTCGGATGCACCGCGGCCGTCCAGGACGGCAGGTGGACCAATCCGAAGGCGAGCGCCGAGATGCCGATAGCCGTCCAGACGAGGGCCGGCGAGGCTTGGTCACGCCGCTTCGCGCGGAGGATTCGAGGCGCCAGCCAGATCACCCCGCTCATCAGGAAGAGCCGGAAGATGATTTCCTCCAGGATGCTGGCTTCCACGGCGAGGGCCCAGGGCATCCAGGCAGGCTGATTGGCACGCTCCGCGAGGCGCGTCCTCAACAGCGGCTCCTTCGAGGCGAGGAAGATCAGCAATCCCAGCAGAAACCCACCCATCACCACGCCGATGAGAAGCGCGATGCCGAGACGCCGCCCCGGTGCCGGGACGAGCTCTTTGCTGGATGCGTTTTCCAGGATGGGCGCCCCCCGCCCGAAGGGAGCGGCGGCGCGCAGCCCCAGCGCGAGGAGCACGGCCATGATGACCGCTCCGATGATCAGCGGACCGGGGGTGATGGGTCTGGGGACGGCCAGGAACAGCGCGATCAGGGCGAGGAGGAGCAACAGGATGTAGCTGCGTGTGAAGAGGCCTTTCAAGCTTCCCTCCCGCGGGCTTCGAGCGCCAGTAACTCGAACGGGCTGGGGCCATAGCTTCGATCCGCGGCGGACTATAGCAAGGGGGGCGATGGCGGGCAATCGGCCGGTCCACTCGCGGGCGGCCGGCGGGCCGCCCGGGCCCCCTCTCGGGCCTCCGGGAATACTCCGATGGCCGCTGCGATTCTGTCGGTCACGTGAGGCTGCTTTCGATTCGCGGAGGAGATTGTGACGGCAGGACTCGAGGAAGCCAGGAGCGACGCGGAGCTTCTGGACGCCTATTCGCAGGCGGTGACCGGGGCGGCCGAGCGCACCAGCCCCTCGGTGGTCAAGATCGAAGTCGAGCCGGGGAAGAATCGGCAGGGCGGAACCGGCTCGGGGTTCGTGTTCACGCCCGACGGCTTCATCCTGACCAACAGCCATGTGGTCCAGCCGGGCGGCACCCTGAGGGTCATGCTCCAGGATGGCCGGCGCCTGGAAGGGCGCGTCGCCGGCGATGACCCGGCCACCGATCTGGCGGTCCTGCGCGTGGGCGGCAGCGACTTGATCCCCGCCACGCTGGGCGATTCGCGCAGCGTGAAAGTAGGGAACCTCGCCATCGCCATCGGCAACCCCTTCGGCTTCCAGTACACCGTG of the Candidatus Polarisedimenticolia bacterium genome contains:
- a CDS encoding ATP-dependent Clp protease proteolytic subunit translates to MSEPETRALSRLVAIFGIVAAAILLIQAAVLCGLGVMIYRAMPDLGGTLSDFVDEQIDAGEESPRLDVDDPLLHARKVLLFHDVNSRTAKDVTARLIYLSQLDPAKPIDLYISTQGGWEDNAFAIIDTMRAIAAPVNTWAVGGCYSAGVLILTAGTGRRYATEDSVLMIHANLENPTGEAYSYPPLAQQRYERVYKETA
- a CDS encoding DoxX family protein is translated as MERWLGRYADWIYGIMRLVVGFLFACHGAQKLFGALGGQQMLHPPLIATAGVIEFFGGVLVAIGLFAGWAAFLASGTMAVAYFMAHAPNGFWPIVNHGEPAVLYCFVFLYIASRGSGRLSVESLIKRKSL
- a CDS encoding CPBP family intramembrane glutamic endopeptidase, encoding MKGLFTRSYILLLLLALIALFLAVPRPITPGPLIIGAVIMAVLLALGLRAAAPFGRGAPILENASSKELVPAPGRRLGIALLIGVVMGGFLLGLLIFLASKEPLLRTRLAERANQPAWMPWALAVEASILEEIIFRLFLMSGVIWLAPRILRAKRRDQASPALVWTAIGISALAFGLVHLPSWTAAVHPTLFLVASVLALNGAAGVVLGWIYWNWGIEAAILCHFAGDMMLQGIGPRLMGS